One Pyxicephalus adspersus chromosome 3, UCB_Pads_2.0, whole genome shotgun sequence genomic window carries:
- the PIK3R6 gene encoding phosphoinositide 3-kinase regulatory subunit 6 isoform X3, whose translation MDLSATEADMVHQKVQAILRGLDGQHATLHSDPGMLRWTLHKSLDRNPYSGNIMVGVLIKELEKAKLSDNLHYIIPLLHTLMYAITKAAYISDELYERVYVFCKKILTLPKPYCTIGLDYAQRIKTEKKVPGFSYQKMVVSEQNLKRDVSHQQDKVLLFLDPGLVSEAVCNTLLRETQAGQMSHTSASCMSYVIANSIQAALGNDCDIALLRRLLENQTTEEVELWFQEVLSAVERSEQEGGGNRRKHSERLREIYDKIVTSSQKEDPESKLQGIPLPSPNIGVHLWTDDDQLWKELMLFTRETQATDTEIESFKMPELAMDSEGNEQNRISVWSNDSGIERDLPGAEEKEMAKLHRKPCIRKKGPDLDSAVLLQNLTKAPKGSRTGTLQRLSGQSTEVPSGPDKLPTARVIVLGDDRALGRLAKAYFSFRKREARRPHRTLKANLQFFYIPVHGEQAESSSDIEEAPCEMHELSRYLGQVDPWYDRNINTLCGRISKLALMPVCPTRDASSDPFILDVASYYLRFGLQPVYFQIYNVKIHFRDLTLEPVEDVFLTELKVEIQDCTFTKLSTMTRKKTVADFRGAGIQVHYKKALASNRGKDASLVLRSAAAVIKAIPNKETEDLVCLNICIEETTKSSSGRSSLGNTEGLKASSIQMRSLELRTLSLQLDKDSRRTYTNVSSLEITPCQEPGYSLQKMRACRGQGDGKEDGGLSRYMTKSLLLPINTFAGIIQ comes from the exons ATGGACCTTTCAG CAACTGAGGCAGACATGGTTCATCAGAAGGTGCAAGCCATCCTCCGGGGCCTTGATGGGCAGCACGCGACGCTGCATTCTGACCCAG GAATGCTAAGATGGACCCTGCACAAGAGTTTGGATCGGAACCCCTACAGTGGAAATATTATGGTTGGTGTTCTCATTAAGGAGCTGGAGAAG GCAAAACTGAGTGACAACTTGCACTATATAATCCCATTATTGCACACGCTGATGTACGCCATCACAAAG GCGGCATACATCTCAGACGAGCTCTACGAACGTGTTTATGTCTTTTGTAAGAAGATTCTGACTCTGCCCAAACCGTACTGCACAATTGGGTTGGACTATGCCCAGAGGATCAAAACGGAAAAGAAAGTGCCAG gATTTTCTTATCAGAAGATGGTTGTTTCTGAACAAAATCTGAAAAGAGACGTTTCTCATCAACAAGACAA GGTGCTGCTGTTTCTGGACCCTGGCCTGGTCTCGGAGGCTGTGTGTAACACTCTTTTACGGGAGACTCAAGCGGGTCAGATGTCGCACACCTCCGCATCCTGCATGAGTTATGTCATTGCCAACAGCATCCAGGCCGCCCTGGGAAATGACTGCGACATAGCTCTGCTGCGAAGACTGCTGGAG AACCAAACCACAGAGGAAGTGGAACTTTGGTTCCAGGAAGTTTTGTCTGCGGTGGAGCGAAGCGAGCAAGAAGGTGGAGGCAATAGGAGAAAGCACAGCGAAAGGCTCAGGGAGATCTATGACAAGATTGTCACCTCATCACAAAAAG AAGATCCAGAATCAAAGCTTCAGGGAATACCTCTTCCCAGCCCGAATATCGGAGTCCACCTCTGGACTGACGATGATCAactat GGAAAGAGCTCATGCTATTCACTCGTGAAACCCAAGCTACAGACACCGAGATTGAGTCGTTCAAGATGCCAGAACTGGCAATGGACTCAGAAGGCAACGAGCAGAACCGCATTTCAGTGTGGTCCAATGACAGTGGGATTGAGAGGGACTTGCCTGGGGCAGAGGAGAAGGAAATGGCAAAACTTCATAGGAAGCCATGTATAAGGAAGAAAGGGCCTGACCTCGACTCCGCTGTCCTGCTTCAAAACCTCACCAAGGCACCCAAAGGAAGCCGAACTGGGACTCTACAAAGGCTATCAGGGCAGAGCACTGAGGTCCCTTCTGGTCCTGACAAGCTGCCCACCGCTAGGGTCATCGTTTTGGGTGATGACAGGGCTCTGGGGAGACTGGCAAAAGCTTACTTTTCTTTCAG GAAGAGAGAAGCCAGAAGGCCGCACAGAACCCTTAAAGCCAATCTTCAGTTCTTTTACATCCCTGTCCACGGAGAGCAGGCTGAATCCTCATCTGATATA GAGGAAGCACCATGTGAGATGCATGAACTAAGCAGGTACTTGGGTCAGGTGGACCCATGGTATGACCGGAACATCAACACTCTATGTGGCCGGATCTCCAAACTTGCACTAATG CCCGTATGTCCGACAAGAGATGCCTCATCTGATCCTTTCATTCTGGATGTCGCCTCGTACTACCTGCGCTTTGGACTGCAGCCGGTCTACTTTCAAATATACAATGTGAAG ATCCACTTCAGAGACCTAACTTTGGAACCGGTGGAGGACGTCTTCCTGACTGAGCTGAAGGTGGAGATTCAGGACTGCACCTTTACTAAAT TGAGCACAATGACCAGAAAGAAAACTGTGGCGGATTTTCGTGGTGCTGGAATTCAGGTTCATTATAAAAAG GCATTAGCCAGTAATCGGGGGAAAGATGCCTCTCTGGTGCTCAGAAGTGCTGCAGCCGTTATCAAAGCCATACCCAATAAAGAGACTGAAG ACTTGGTGTGTCTGAACATCTGCATTGAGGAGACAACGAAATCCTCCTCTGGACGCTCAAGTCTG GGTAACACTGAAGGGTTAAAGGCATCCAGCATACAGATGCGGAGCCTGGAGCTGAGAACTCTGAGCCTTCAGCTGGACAAAGACAGCCGTAGGACTTACACCAATGTCTCCAG TTTAGAGATCACCCCCTGCCAGGAACCTGGGTATAGCCTACAGAAGATGAGGGCATGTCGCGGCCAGGGGGACGGGAAGGAAGATGGTGGTCTGAGCCGCTACATGACAAAATCTCTGCTGcttccaataaatacatttgcaggCATTATCCAGTGA
- the PIK3R6 gene encoding phosphoinositide 3-kinase regulatory subunit 6 isoform X2, whose product MIRSVEQSSAELYARVRSIITLGLINAFSMDLSATEADMVHQKVQAILRGLDGQHATLHSDPGMLRWTLHKSLDRNPYSGNIMVGVLIKELEKAKLSDNLHYIIPLLHTLMYAITKAAYISDELYERVYVFCKKILTLPKPYCTIGLDYAQRIKTEKKVPGFSYQKMVVSEQNLKRDVSHQQDKVLLFLDPGLVSEAVCNTLLRETQAGQMSHTSASCMSYVIANSIQAALGNDCDIALLRRLLENQTTEEVELWFQEVLSAVERSEQEGGGNRRKHSERLREIYDKIVTSSQKEDPESKLQGIPLPSPNIGVHLWTDDDQLWKELMLFTRETQATDTEIESFKMPELAMDSEGNEQNRISVWSNDSGIERDLPGAEEKEMAKLHRKPCIRKKGPDLDSAVLLQNLTKAPKGSRTGTLQRLSGQSTEVPSGPDKLPTARVIVLGDDRALGRLAKAYFSFRKREARRPHRTLKANLQFFYIPVHGEQAESSSDIEEAPCEMHELSRYLGQVDPWYDRNINTLCGRISKLALMPVCPTRDASSDPFILDVASYYLRFGLQPVYFQIYNVKIHFRDLTLEPVEDVFLTELKVEIQDCTFTKLSTMTRKKTVADFRGAGIQVHYKKALASNRGKDASLVLRSAAAVIKAIPNKETEDLVCLNICIEETTKSSSGRSSLGNTEGLKASSIQMRSLELRTLSLQLDKDSRRTYTNVSSLEITPCQEPGYSLQKMRACRGQGDGKEDGGLSRYMTKSLLLPINTFAGIIQ is encoded by the exons ATGATCAG ATCTGTGGAGCAGAGTTCAGCTGAATTATACGCACGTGTGAGATCCATCATCACCCTCGGCCTGATAAATGCCTTCTCTATGGACCTTTCAG CAACTGAGGCAGACATGGTTCATCAGAAGGTGCAAGCCATCCTCCGGGGCCTTGATGGGCAGCACGCGACGCTGCATTCTGACCCAG GAATGCTAAGATGGACCCTGCACAAGAGTTTGGATCGGAACCCCTACAGTGGAAATATTATGGTTGGTGTTCTCATTAAGGAGCTGGAGAAG GCAAAACTGAGTGACAACTTGCACTATATAATCCCATTATTGCACACGCTGATGTACGCCATCACAAAG GCGGCATACATCTCAGACGAGCTCTACGAACGTGTTTATGTCTTTTGTAAGAAGATTCTGACTCTGCCCAAACCGTACTGCACAATTGGGTTGGACTATGCCCAGAGGATCAAAACGGAAAAGAAAGTGCCAG gATTTTCTTATCAGAAGATGGTTGTTTCTGAACAAAATCTGAAAAGAGACGTTTCTCATCAACAAGACAA GGTGCTGCTGTTTCTGGACCCTGGCCTGGTCTCGGAGGCTGTGTGTAACACTCTTTTACGGGAGACTCAAGCGGGTCAGATGTCGCACACCTCCGCATCCTGCATGAGTTATGTCATTGCCAACAGCATCCAGGCCGCCCTGGGAAATGACTGCGACATAGCTCTGCTGCGAAGACTGCTGGAG AACCAAACCACAGAGGAAGTGGAACTTTGGTTCCAGGAAGTTTTGTCTGCGGTGGAGCGAAGCGAGCAAGAAGGTGGAGGCAATAGGAGAAAGCACAGCGAAAGGCTCAGGGAGATCTATGACAAGATTGTCACCTCATCACAAAAAG AAGATCCAGAATCAAAGCTTCAGGGAATACCTCTTCCCAGCCCGAATATCGGAGTCCACCTCTGGACTGACGATGATCAactat GGAAAGAGCTCATGCTATTCACTCGTGAAACCCAAGCTACAGACACCGAGATTGAGTCGTTCAAGATGCCAGAACTGGCAATGGACTCAGAAGGCAACGAGCAGAACCGCATTTCAGTGTGGTCCAATGACAGTGGGATTGAGAGGGACTTGCCTGGGGCAGAGGAGAAGGAAATGGCAAAACTTCATAGGAAGCCATGTATAAGGAAGAAAGGGCCTGACCTCGACTCCGCTGTCCTGCTTCAAAACCTCACCAAGGCACCCAAAGGAAGCCGAACTGGGACTCTACAAAGGCTATCAGGGCAGAGCACTGAGGTCCCTTCTGGTCCTGACAAGCTGCCCACCGCTAGGGTCATCGTTTTGGGTGATGACAGGGCTCTGGGGAGACTGGCAAAAGCTTACTTTTCTTTCAG GAAGAGAGAAGCCAGAAGGCCGCACAGAACCCTTAAAGCCAATCTTCAGTTCTTTTACATCCCTGTCCACGGAGAGCAGGCTGAATCCTCATCTGATATA GAGGAAGCACCATGTGAGATGCATGAACTAAGCAGGTACTTGGGTCAGGTGGACCCATGGTATGACCGGAACATCAACACTCTATGTGGCCGGATCTCCAAACTTGCACTAATG CCCGTATGTCCGACAAGAGATGCCTCATCTGATCCTTTCATTCTGGATGTCGCCTCGTACTACCTGCGCTTTGGACTGCAGCCGGTCTACTTTCAAATATACAATGTGAAG ATCCACTTCAGAGACCTAACTTTGGAACCGGTGGAGGACGTCTTCCTGACTGAGCTGAAGGTGGAGATTCAGGACTGCACCTTTACTAAAT TGAGCACAATGACCAGAAAGAAAACTGTGGCGGATTTTCGTGGTGCTGGAATTCAGGTTCATTATAAAAAG GCATTAGCCAGTAATCGGGGGAAAGATGCCTCTCTGGTGCTCAGAAGTGCTGCAGCCGTTATCAAAGCCATACCCAATAAAGAGACTGAAG ACTTGGTGTGTCTGAACATCTGCATTGAGGAGACAACGAAATCCTCCTCTGGACGCTCAAGTCTG GGTAACACTGAAGGGTTAAAGGCATCCAGCATACAGATGCGGAGCCTGGAGCTGAGAACTCTGAGCCTTCAGCTGGACAAAGACAGCCGTAGGACTTACACCAATGTCTCCAG TTTAGAGATCACCCCCTGCCAGGAACCTGGGTATAGCCTACAGAAGATGAGGGCATGTCGCGGCCAGGGGGACGGGAAGGAAGATGGTGGTCTGAGCCGCTACATGACAAAATCTCTGCTGcttccaataaatacatttgcaggCATTATCCAGTGA
- the PIK3R6 gene encoding phosphoinositide 3-kinase regulatory subunit 6 isoform X1: MYGATTARHSLAVSCKLYYYQRTSAHHEGWEQKKNGKIIYNKQGDEFSILFLEQIQYGSSVTGMNRSVEQSSAELYARVRSIITLGLINAFSMDLSATEADMVHQKVQAILRGLDGQHATLHSDPGMLRWTLHKSLDRNPYSGNIMVGVLIKELEKAKLSDNLHYIIPLLHTLMYAITKAAYISDELYERVYVFCKKILTLPKPYCTIGLDYAQRIKTEKKVPGFSYQKMVVSEQNLKRDVSHQQDKVLLFLDPGLVSEAVCNTLLRETQAGQMSHTSASCMSYVIANSIQAALGNDCDIALLRRLLENQTTEEVELWFQEVLSAVERSEQEGGGNRRKHSERLREIYDKIVTSSQKEDPESKLQGIPLPSPNIGVHLWTDDDQLWKELMLFTRETQATDTEIESFKMPELAMDSEGNEQNRISVWSNDSGIERDLPGAEEKEMAKLHRKPCIRKKGPDLDSAVLLQNLTKAPKGSRTGTLQRLSGQSTEVPSGPDKLPTARVIVLGDDRALGRLAKAYFSFRKREARRPHRTLKANLQFFYIPVHGEQAESSSDIEEAPCEMHELSRYLGQVDPWYDRNINTLCGRISKLALMPVCPTRDASSDPFILDVASYYLRFGLQPVYFQIYNVKIHFRDLTLEPVEDVFLTELKVEIQDCTFTKLSTMTRKKTVADFRGAGIQVHYKKALASNRGKDASLVLRSAAAVIKAIPNKETEDLVCLNICIEETTKSSSGRSSLGNTEGLKASSIQMRSLELRTLSLQLDKDSRRTYTNVSSLEITPCQEPGYSLQKMRACRGQGDGKEDGGLSRYMTKSLLLPINTFAGIIQ, encoded by the exons ATGTATGGTGCCACCACTGCTCGCCACTCACTAGCAGTCTCCTGTAAACTTTATTATTACCAGAGAACATCTGCACATCATGAAGGgtgggagcaaaaaaaaaatggaaaaattatcTACAATAAACAAGGGGATGAATTTTCCATTCTCTTCCTTGAACAAATACAATATGGAAGCTCAGTGACTGGAATGAACAG ATCTGTGGAGCAGAGTTCAGCTGAATTATACGCACGTGTGAGATCCATCATCACCCTCGGCCTGATAAATGCCTTCTCTATGGACCTTTCAG CAACTGAGGCAGACATGGTTCATCAGAAGGTGCAAGCCATCCTCCGGGGCCTTGATGGGCAGCACGCGACGCTGCATTCTGACCCAG GAATGCTAAGATGGACCCTGCACAAGAGTTTGGATCGGAACCCCTACAGTGGAAATATTATGGTTGGTGTTCTCATTAAGGAGCTGGAGAAG GCAAAACTGAGTGACAACTTGCACTATATAATCCCATTATTGCACACGCTGATGTACGCCATCACAAAG GCGGCATACATCTCAGACGAGCTCTACGAACGTGTTTATGTCTTTTGTAAGAAGATTCTGACTCTGCCCAAACCGTACTGCACAATTGGGTTGGACTATGCCCAGAGGATCAAAACGGAAAAGAAAGTGCCAG gATTTTCTTATCAGAAGATGGTTGTTTCTGAACAAAATCTGAAAAGAGACGTTTCTCATCAACAAGACAA GGTGCTGCTGTTTCTGGACCCTGGCCTGGTCTCGGAGGCTGTGTGTAACACTCTTTTACGGGAGACTCAAGCGGGTCAGATGTCGCACACCTCCGCATCCTGCATGAGTTATGTCATTGCCAACAGCATCCAGGCCGCCCTGGGAAATGACTGCGACATAGCTCTGCTGCGAAGACTGCTGGAG AACCAAACCACAGAGGAAGTGGAACTTTGGTTCCAGGAAGTTTTGTCTGCGGTGGAGCGAAGCGAGCAAGAAGGTGGAGGCAATAGGAGAAAGCACAGCGAAAGGCTCAGGGAGATCTATGACAAGATTGTCACCTCATCACAAAAAG AAGATCCAGAATCAAAGCTTCAGGGAATACCTCTTCCCAGCCCGAATATCGGAGTCCACCTCTGGACTGACGATGATCAactat GGAAAGAGCTCATGCTATTCACTCGTGAAACCCAAGCTACAGACACCGAGATTGAGTCGTTCAAGATGCCAGAACTGGCAATGGACTCAGAAGGCAACGAGCAGAACCGCATTTCAGTGTGGTCCAATGACAGTGGGATTGAGAGGGACTTGCCTGGGGCAGAGGAGAAGGAAATGGCAAAACTTCATAGGAAGCCATGTATAAGGAAGAAAGGGCCTGACCTCGACTCCGCTGTCCTGCTTCAAAACCTCACCAAGGCACCCAAAGGAAGCCGAACTGGGACTCTACAAAGGCTATCAGGGCAGAGCACTGAGGTCCCTTCTGGTCCTGACAAGCTGCCCACCGCTAGGGTCATCGTTTTGGGTGATGACAGGGCTCTGGGGAGACTGGCAAAAGCTTACTTTTCTTTCAG GAAGAGAGAAGCCAGAAGGCCGCACAGAACCCTTAAAGCCAATCTTCAGTTCTTTTACATCCCTGTCCACGGAGAGCAGGCTGAATCCTCATCTGATATA GAGGAAGCACCATGTGAGATGCATGAACTAAGCAGGTACTTGGGTCAGGTGGACCCATGGTATGACCGGAACATCAACACTCTATGTGGCCGGATCTCCAAACTTGCACTAATG CCCGTATGTCCGACAAGAGATGCCTCATCTGATCCTTTCATTCTGGATGTCGCCTCGTACTACCTGCGCTTTGGACTGCAGCCGGTCTACTTTCAAATATACAATGTGAAG ATCCACTTCAGAGACCTAACTTTGGAACCGGTGGAGGACGTCTTCCTGACTGAGCTGAAGGTGGAGATTCAGGACTGCACCTTTACTAAAT TGAGCACAATGACCAGAAAGAAAACTGTGGCGGATTTTCGTGGTGCTGGAATTCAGGTTCATTATAAAAAG GCATTAGCCAGTAATCGGGGGAAAGATGCCTCTCTGGTGCTCAGAAGTGCTGCAGCCGTTATCAAAGCCATACCCAATAAAGAGACTGAAG ACTTGGTGTGTCTGAACATCTGCATTGAGGAGACAACGAAATCCTCCTCTGGACGCTCAAGTCTG GGTAACACTGAAGGGTTAAAGGCATCCAGCATACAGATGCGGAGCCTGGAGCTGAGAACTCTGAGCCTTCAGCTGGACAAAGACAGCCGTAGGACTTACACCAATGTCTCCAG TTTAGAGATCACCCCCTGCCAGGAACCTGGGTATAGCCTACAGAAGATGAGGGCATGTCGCGGCCAGGGGGACGGGAAGGAAGATGGTGGTCTGAGCCGCTACATGACAAAATCTCTGCTGcttccaataaatacatttgcaggCATTATCCAGTGA